The following proteins come from a genomic window of Nocardiopsis sp. YSL2:
- a CDS encoding peptidylprolyl isomerase, which produces MNRLTLTASALVACTALFATTACGGEAEAGPNQGAADNAEDAPERTAEATDGAGGPADIDVSDVEGATLHTSEGDIELVLLPEEAPLTVANFVGLAEGAGVPNPETGDEAFYDGVIFHRVIDDFMIQGGDPLGTGRGGPGYQFEDEIDGDRTFAEPGVLAMANSGPDTNGSQFFITVAPTQHLDGDHTIFGHVANDESQEVVDAIAQVETDPSTARPLDDVVIESVSVQRAE; this is translated from the coding sequence ATGAACCGCTTGACCCTGACGGCGTCGGCCCTCGTCGCCTGTACGGCCCTGTTCGCCACCACCGCGTGCGGAGGCGAGGCCGAGGCGGGCCCGAACCAGGGCGCCGCCGACAACGCGGAGGACGCCCCGGAGCGGACCGCCGAAGCCACGGACGGCGCCGGCGGCCCCGCCGACATCGACGTGTCCGACGTGGAGGGCGCCACGCTGCACACCAGCGAGGGCGACATCGAGCTCGTCCTGCTGCCCGAGGAGGCCCCGCTGACGGTGGCCAACTTCGTCGGCCTCGCCGAGGGCGCGGGCGTCCCCAATCCCGAGACCGGCGACGAGGCGTTCTACGACGGCGTCATCTTCCACCGGGTGATCGACGACTTCATGATCCAGGGCGGCGACCCGCTGGGCACCGGCCGGGGCGGCCCCGGCTACCAGTTCGAGGACGAGATCGACGGCGATCGGACCTTCGCCGAGCCGGGCGTACTGGCGATGGCCAACTCGGGCCCCGACACCAACGGCTCGCAGTTCTTCATCACGGTGGCGCCCACCCAGCACCTCGACGGCGACCACACGATCTTCGGCCACGTCGCCAACGACGAGTCCCAGGAGGTCGTGGACGCGATCGCCCAGGTGGAGACCGATCCGTCCACCGCCCGGCCGCTCGACGACGTCGTCATCGAGTCCGTCTCCGTCCAGCGCGCGGAGTAG
- the hisN gene encoding histidinol-phosphatase produces the protein MASFDDDLRLAHVLADAADDIAIKRFRALDLVVDTKPDLTPVTEADRLVEETLRGVLSRARPRDAVIGEEYGRTGNSNRVWVIDPIDGTKNYVRGVPVWATLIALLEGDRPVVGVVSAPALHRRWWASQGGGAWQGRSLSKASRCQVSKVSTLSDASLSYSSLTGWEDQGRLDSFLGLTRSVWRTRAYGDFWSHVMVAEGVVDISAEPELSLWDAAPLPIILEEAGGRATNLRGEGFEDGGPLVCSNGSLHDQALTWLNGGPTPLRRA, from the coding sequence ATGGCCTCCTTTGACGATGATCTGCGGCTGGCACACGTGCTCGCCGACGCTGCCGACGACATCGCGATCAAGCGCTTCCGCGCGCTGGATCTGGTGGTCGACACCAAGCCCGACCTGACCCCGGTGACCGAGGCCGACCGGCTGGTCGAGGAGACGCTGCGGGGCGTACTCTCCCGCGCCCGCCCGCGGGACGCGGTCATCGGCGAGGAGTACGGCCGCACCGGCAACAGCAACCGGGTGTGGGTCATCGATCCCATCGACGGCACCAAGAACTACGTGCGCGGCGTCCCGGTATGGGCCACGCTGATCGCCCTGCTGGAGGGCGACCGCCCGGTCGTGGGCGTGGTGTCCGCGCCCGCCCTGCACCGCCGGTGGTGGGCGTCCCAGGGCGGCGGCGCCTGGCAGGGCCGCAGCCTGTCCAAGGCCTCGCGCTGCCAGGTGTCGAAGGTGTCCACGCTCTCGGACGCCTCGCTGAGCTACTCGTCGCTGACGGGCTGGGAGGACCAGGGCAGGCTGGACTCGTTCCTGGGCCTGACCCGTTCGGTGTGGCGCACCCGCGCCTACGGCGACTTCTGGTCGCACGTGATGGTCGCGGAAGGGGTCGTGGACATCTCGGCCGAGCCGGAGCTGTCGCTGTGGGACGCCGCGCCGCTGCCGATCATCCTGGAGGAGGCCGGCGGCCGGGCCACCAACCTGCGCGGCGAGGGCTTCGAGGACGGCGGCCCGCTGGTGTGCAGCAACGGCTCCCTGCACGACCAGGCGCTGACCTGGCTGAACGGTGGACCGACGCCCTTGCGCCGGGCCTGA
- a CDS encoding sulfotransferase, translating to MNARPAWWVAPVNTLLAPATRSRFRDPARAFEAAERAAAHRSGLPWPADREFRSEMRFLSDAWLSAPGITSLGRLSVQNEVERRLETRLRLLHLFDARPEVADQVVDRPVFITGLPRTGTTFAHGLLAQHAHTRAPALWELLNPVPPSGREGERVLGTRERLASARSAIRFLDAMAPRWQSIHPMHPLEPEECVFLLPHSMAHHVRIPVPEYRAWLEDRDTAPDYAFLKAVLQAMQASAAAAGRSASARAAAPRWVLKSPLHLGSLDALLKVFPDATVVLTDRDPVRATASWGSLVEAGMALHLSRVDPHWIGEEWLEIWARSMARAERVRAESAPGTFVDLPYDELTADPVGVAERVWTGLGEEFDDLSRRRTTDYTRRDRRPSPHRYSNDRYGLTPERVLAAFGG from the coding sequence GTGAACGCACGCCCGGCCTGGTGGGTCGCTCCGGTCAACACCCTGTTGGCACCCGCGACGAGATCCCGCTTCCGAGACCCCGCGCGCGCGTTCGAGGCCGCCGAGCGCGCGGCGGCCCACCGCAGCGGACTGCCCTGGCCGGCGGACCGGGAGTTCCGGTCCGAGATGCGCTTCCTGAGCGATGCCTGGCTGAGCGCGCCCGGGATCACCTCCCTCGGCCGCCTGTCCGTCCAGAACGAGGTGGAGCGGCGGCTGGAGACGCGTCTGCGCCTGCTGCACCTGTTCGACGCCCGGCCCGAGGTCGCCGACCAGGTCGTGGACCGCCCGGTCTTCATCACCGGCCTGCCCAGGACCGGCACGACCTTCGCGCACGGACTGCTCGCCCAGCACGCCCACACCCGCGCGCCCGCGCTGTGGGAGCTGCTCAACCCCGTCCCGCCCAGCGGCCGGGAGGGCGAGCGCGTGCTCGGCACGCGCGAGAGGCTCGCCTCCGCGAGGTCGGCGATCCGCTTCCTGGACGCCATGGCGCCGCGCTGGCAGTCGATCCATCCCATGCACCCGCTCGAACCAGAGGAGTGCGTGTTCCTGCTGCCGCACAGCATGGCCCACCACGTGCGCATCCCCGTCCCCGAGTACCGCGCCTGGCTGGAGGATCGGGACACCGCCCCGGACTACGCGTTCCTCAAGGCCGTACTGCAGGCGATGCAGGCGAGCGCGGCCGCCGCGGGACGCTCCGCGTCGGCACGGGCCGCCGCCCCCCGGTGGGTGCTCAAGTCGCCGCTGCACCTGGGCAGCCTGGACGCGCTGCTCAAGGTCTTCCCCGACGCCACCGTCGTGCTCACCGACCGCGACCCGGTCCGTGCGACGGCGTCGTGGGGGAGCCTGGTGGAGGCGGGTATGGCACTGCACCTGAGCCGGGTCGACCCGCACTGGATCGGTGAGGAGTGGCTGGAGATCTGGGCGCGGAGCATGGCGCGGGCCGAGCGGGTCCGTGCGGAGAGCGCGCCCGGGACCTTCGTCGACCTGCCCTACGACGAGCTGACCGCGGACCCGGTCGGGGTCGCCGAACGGGTGTGGACGGGCCTGGGGGAGGAGTTCGACGACCTCAGCCGTCGGCGGACCACCGACTACACCCGGCGGGACCGCCGCCCCTCACCGCACAGGTACTCCAACGACCGCTACGGCCTCACACCGGAACGTGTGCTCGCGGCCTTCGGCGGCTGA
- a CDS encoding TIGR03089 family protein, with amino-acid sequence MSETPAQLWRALVSADSARPFVTSYDASGARVELSRATFDNWVSKTANMLVDGLGAQPGDRVALALPVHWQSLVWAVSCWSVGAVVVPSPRDAVAPGAEFAVADADRLDAALDSGADEVVGTSLHPLGLPLAEVPPMVLDYSVEVRGHGDHFAPYPIDAEAPALTADRVHSGAELAAVGRDRAEEWDLSGEDRIALLLEPDAPLSALGPSLDLLLAAVVSGAPLVLTPTGADDLAGRLRMEKATVATAPEGEEPDLPGVRRL; translated from the coding sequence ATGTCCGAAACACCAGCGCAGCTGTGGCGCGCCCTCGTCTCCGCCGACTCCGCACGGCCGTTCGTGACCTCCTACGACGCCTCCGGCGCCCGGGTCGAGCTCTCCCGTGCCACCTTCGACAACTGGGTCTCCAAGACCGCCAACATGCTCGTGGACGGGCTCGGCGCGCAGCCCGGCGACCGGGTGGCCCTCGCACTCCCCGTGCACTGGCAGTCCCTGGTGTGGGCGGTCTCGTGCTGGTCGGTGGGCGCCGTGGTCGTGCCCTCCCCCCGGGACGCCGTCGCACCGGGAGCGGAGTTCGCGGTGGCCGACGCCGACCGGCTGGACGCGGCCCTGGACAGCGGCGCCGACGAGGTGGTCGGCACGTCCCTGCACCCGCTGGGCCTGCCCCTGGCGGAGGTCCCGCCGATGGTGCTCGACTACTCCGTCGAGGTGCGCGGCCACGGCGACCACTTCGCCCCCTACCCGATCGACGCCGAGGCGCCCGCGCTGACGGCCGACCGCGTGCACAGCGGCGCGGAACTGGCCGCCGTGGGCCGCGACCGCGCCGAGGAGTGGGACCTGTCCGGTGAGGACCGGATCGCGCTGCTCCTGGAACCGGACGCCCCGCTGTCCGCGCTCGGCCCGTCCCTGGACCTGCTGCTGGCCGCCGTCGTCTCGGGGGCTCCCCTCGTCCTCACCCCGACCGGGGCGGACGACCTCGCCGGACGGCTGCGCATGGAGAAGGCCACCGTCGCGACCGCCCCCGAAGGGGAGGAACCGGACCTTCCGGGCGTTCGGCGCCTCTGA
- the rsgA gene encoding ribosome small subunit-dependent GTPase A, producing MSRTRGGGRHLDEDDIRVRARGGSRPRTRNRPKHENAVAGLVTNVDRGRYRCLVEGVAVVAMKARELGRGSIVVGDRVDLVGDLSGRPDTLARVVRVRERRSVLRRTADDTDPVERVIVANADQMAIVCALADPEPQPRFVDRCLVAAYDAGLDPLLCLTKADLAAPDDLVRVYEPLGVPFEVLSPDGEPEGLRARLAGRTSVFVGSSGVGKSTLVNRLIPGTDRAVGHVNAVTGRGRHTSTSAVALPFEGGWLIDTPGVRSFGLAHIDPEDFVAGFPDIADVAADCPPGCAHQEDEPDCAIGAALEQGRLDTDRVASLRRLLASREGDLDDQPQERS from the coding sequence ATGAGCCGCACACGGGGCGGCGGACGCCATCTGGACGAGGACGACATCCGGGTGCGTGCCCGGGGCGGTTCCCGGCCCCGTACCCGGAACCGGCCCAAGCACGAGAACGCGGTGGCCGGGCTGGTGACGAACGTGGACCGGGGCCGGTACCGGTGCCTGGTCGAGGGCGTGGCCGTGGTCGCCATGAAGGCCCGTGAGCTCGGCCGCGGTTCCATCGTGGTGGGCGACCGCGTGGACCTGGTCGGCGACCTGTCCGGTCGTCCCGACACCCTGGCCCGCGTGGTGCGGGTCCGCGAGCGGCGCTCGGTACTGCGCCGCACCGCCGACGACACCGACCCCGTCGAGCGCGTGATCGTCGCCAACGCCGACCAGATGGCGATCGTGTGCGCGCTGGCCGACCCCGAACCCCAGCCCCGGTTCGTGGACCGCTGCCTCGTCGCCGCCTACGACGCGGGTCTGGATCCGCTGCTGTGCCTGACCAAGGCCGACCTGGCCGCACCGGACGACCTCGTCCGCGTCTACGAGCCGCTGGGGGTGCCCTTCGAGGTCCTCAGTCCGGACGGTGAACCCGAGGGTCTGCGCGCCCGTCTGGCGGGCCGCACGTCGGTGTTCGTCGGATCGTCCGGCGTGGGCAAGTCCACTCTCGTGAACCGGCTGATCCCGGGCACCGACCGTGCCGTCGGCCACGTCAACGCGGTCACCGGACGCGGCCGCCACACCTCGACCTCGGCCGTGGCACTGCCCTTCGAGGGCGGCTGGCTCATCGACACCCCGGGCGTGCGCAGCTTCGGCCTGGCGCACATCGACCCGGAGGACTTCGTCGCGGGCTTTCCCGACATCGCCGACGTCGCCGCGGACTGCCCGCCGGGCTGCGCCCACCAGGAGGACGAGCCCGACTGCGCCATCGGGGCGGCGCTGGAGCAGGGCCGCCTGGACACGGACCGCGTCGCCTCGCTGCGCCGGCTCCTCGCCAGCCGTGAGGGCGACCTGGACGACCAGCCCCAGGAGCGGTCCTAG
- a CDS encoding amidohydrolase produces the protein MDIAIRSGYVVPVDADPIDGGTVLISDGRIRAVGRDDDVTVPEGAEVVDAAGRWVLPGFVEAHGHIGIDEEGVGWAGDDTNEMTDPNGARMRALDAINPADRGFVDALSGGVTSSVVKPGSGNPIGGQTVAIKCWGRSMEDRLIRHPASVKSALGENPKRVYGKKDQIPSTRQGVAAVIRDAFTKAQDYKAKRDHAVAEGNPFDRDNTLEVLVRVLDGELPWCQHTHRADDIHTAMRLADEFGYRLIINHCTEGHLLADEIAARGIPVITGPLMVGRSKVEVKNKTLANPGILDRAGVKVALTTDHPVVPIEFLVHQATLCVKEGMAPESAIRALTVNPAQIMGIDDRVGALRAGLDADVVIWSGDPLDVMSRALRVFVEGREVYTYDEESREGRALDAYYREA, from the coding sequence ATGGATATCGCGATCAGATCCGGATACGTCGTTCCCGTCGACGCCGACCCCATCGACGGCGGGACCGTGCTCATCTCCGACGGGCGGATTCGGGCGGTGGGCCGGGACGACGACGTCACCGTGCCCGAGGGGGCCGAGGTCGTCGACGCCGCGGGCCGGTGGGTCCTGCCCGGCTTCGTCGAGGCGCACGGGCACATCGGTATCGACGAGGAGGGCGTCGGCTGGGCCGGCGACGACACCAACGAGATGACCGACCCCAACGGGGCCCGCATGCGCGCGCTGGACGCCATCAACCCCGCCGACCGCGGGTTCGTCGACGCCCTGTCCGGCGGCGTCACCAGCTCCGTGGTCAAACCCGGGTCGGGCAACCCCATCGGCGGACAGACGGTGGCGATCAAGTGCTGGGGCCGGAGCATGGAGGACCGGCTCATCCGGCACCCGGCGAGCGTCAAGAGCGCGCTCGGCGAGAACCCCAAGCGCGTGTACGGCAAGAAGGACCAGATCCCGTCCACCCGGCAGGGCGTGGCCGCGGTCATCCGGGACGCCTTCACCAAGGCCCAGGACTACAAGGCCAAGCGGGACCACGCCGTCGCCGAGGGCAACCCCTTCGACCGCGACAACACCCTGGAGGTGCTGGTCCGGGTCCTGGACGGAGAGCTGCCGTGGTGCCAGCACACGCACCGCGCCGACGACATCCACACGGCCATGCGCCTGGCGGACGAGTTCGGCTACCGGCTGATCATCAACCACTGCACCGAGGGCCACCTGCTGGCGGACGAGATCGCCGCCCGCGGCATCCCCGTCATCACCGGGCCGCTGATGGTCGGCCGCTCCAAGGTGGAGGTCAAGAACAAGACCCTCGCCAACCCCGGCATCCTGGACCGTGCGGGCGTCAAGGTGGCCCTGACCACCGACCACCCCGTCGTCCCCATCGAGTTCCTGGTCCACCAGGCCACCCTGTGCGTGAAGGAGGGCATGGCCCCGGAGTCGGCGATCCGCGCGCTCACGGTCAACCCGGCGCAGATCATGGGCATCGACGACCGGGTCGGCGCCCTCAGGGCAGGGCTGGACGCGGACGTCGTCATCTGGTCCGGGGACCCGCTGGACGTGATGAGCCGGGCCCTGCGCGTGTTCGTGGAGGGCCGGGAGGTCTACACCTACGACGAGGAGTCCCGTGAGGGCCGGGCGCTGGACGCCTACTACCGCGAGGCGTGA
- the aroA gene encoding 3-phosphoshikimate 1-carboxyvinyltransferase, producing MPESSSSQPVASTAPAEGHWPAPTADGPVRARLALPGSKSVTNRALILAALSDTPCLVRRPLASRDSELMVGALRALGVGITPAGPTGEDLSVTPAPLRGPASVDVGNAGTVMRFVPPLAALAAGDVHFDGDPRARERPVDELLNALRALGADIDDDGRGALPLTIHGTGTVPGGDVVLDASGSSQFVSALLLSGARFAKGVHVRHEGPPVPSRPHLDMTVEMLRAAGVAVSTGDDWWRVEPGPVRASAITVEPDLSNAAPFLAAALVTGGEVTVQGWPEHTTQPGDELRSLFTRMGGEVSRSGDDLTLRGTGTVLGLTADLREVGELTPTIAAVAALATTPSRLTGIAHLRRHETDRIAALAAEINRLGGDAEELPDGLVIRPRPLHGGVFHSYDDHRMATSGAVIGLAVPGVEVENIATTRKTLPDFPGLWAEALA from the coding sequence ATGCCTGAGTCCTCGTCCTCGCAGCCCGTTGCTTCCACCGCCCCCGCCGAGGGGCACTGGCCCGCGCCCACCGCGGACGGCCCGGTGCGCGCCCGCCTGGCCCTGCCCGGTTCCAAGTCGGTGACCAACCGCGCGCTGATCCTGGCCGCCCTCTCCGACACGCCGTGCCTGGTCCGCCGCCCGCTGGCCAGCCGGGACAGCGAGCTGATGGTGGGCGCCCTGCGCGCCCTGGGTGTGGGGATCACGCCCGCGGGGCCGACCGGCGAGGACCTGTCCGTCACGCCCGCGCCGCTGCGCGGACCGGCGTCGGTGGACGTCGGCAACGCGGGCACGGTCATGCGGTTCGTGCCCCCTCTGGCCGCGCTGGCCGCCGGGGACGTGCACTTCGACGGCGACCCGCGCGCCCGGGAGCGGCCGGTGGACGAGCTGCTCAACGCCCTGCGCGCGCTGGGCGCCGACATCGACGACGACGGCCGCGGCGCGCTGCCGCTGACGATCCACGGCACCGGCACCGTCCCCGGGGGCGACGTCGTCCTGGACGCCTCGGGCTCCTCCCAGTTCGTGTCCGCGCTACTGCTCAGCGGAGCCCGGTTCGCCAAGGGCGTGCACGTGCGGCACGAGGGGCCGCCGGTGCCCTCGCGTCCGCACCTGGACATGACCGTGGAGATGCTGCGCGCCGCGGGTGTGGCGGTCAGCACGGGGGACGACTGGTGGCGGGTGGAGCCGGGCCCGGTACGGGCCTCGGCCATCACCGTGGAGCCGGACCTGTCCAACGCGGCACCGTTCCTGGCCGCCGCGCTGGTCACCGGGGGCGAGGTGACCGTCCAGGGCTGGCCGGAGCACACCACCCAGCCCGGCGACGAGCTCCGTTCGCTGTTCACGCGCATGGGCGGCGAGGTCTCGCGTTCGGGTGACGACCTGACCCTGCGCGGCACCGGGACCGTACTCGGCCTGACCGCCGACCTGCGCGAGGTCGGCGAGCTCACGCCCACCATCGCCGCCGTGGCCGCGCTGGCCACCACCCCCTCGCGGCTGACCGGCATCGCCCACCTGCGACGCCACGAGACCGACCGCATCGCGGCCCTGGCCGCGGAGATCAACCGTCTGGGGGGCGACGCGGAGGAGCTGCCGGACGGGCTGGTGATCCGCCCGCGTCCGCTGCACGGCGGGGTGTTCCACTCCTACGACGACCACCGGATGGCCACCTCTGGCGCGGTGATCGGGCTCGCGGTGCCCGGAGTGGAGGTGGAGAACATCGCCACCACGCGCAAGACCCTGCCCGACTTCCCGGGCCTGTGGGCGGAGGCCCTGGCATGA
- a CDS encoding helix-turn-helix transcriptional regulator, which yields MNTALPSAMWLPFGARILRARSDKGLSRAELAENVGVTDDKLREVEDACCRPARSLVERVDTVLGTEHRLVDAWAITLQAEAFPNEFGDMRELGVHAARLWEHQPMAVPVFLRTREYSSAVLRPRHADLSHEEIEAMVEEEMAHRAAMTGPDGPTLRVVLNESALQRPQGGAEVLNAQRDFLADLIEAGIVTLAVIPEQTAHHPGLGGAFRMMEFADRPSMVYAFAAQGGELTGDSEQVGRCAMVREAIEEVSVELTPHSELLTARWPAG from the coding sequence GTGAACACTGCGTTGCCGTCTGCGATGTGGCTCCCCTTCGGCGCGCGGATTCTGCGCGCCCGGTCCGACAAGGGGCTCTCACGCGCCGAACTGGCCGAGAACGTCGGCGTCACCGACGACAAGCTCCGCGAGGTGGAGGACGCCTGCTGCCGTCCCGCGCGCTCGCTCGTCGAACGGGTGGACACGGTCCTGGGGACGGAGCACCGGCTCGTCGACGCCTGGGCGATCACCCTCCAGGCCGAGGCCTTTCCCAACGAGTTCGGCGACATGCGCGAACTGGGCGTGCACGCCGCCCGGCTCTGGGAGCACCAGCCCATGGCCGTCCCGGTCTTCCTGCGCACCCGCGAGTACTCCAGCGCGGTCCTGCGGCCGCGCCACGCCGACCTCTCCCACGAGGAGATCGAGGCGATGGTGGAGGAGGAGATGGCCCACCGCGCCGCGATGACCGGACCGGACGGTCCCACGCTCCGGGTCGTGCTCAACGAGTCCGCGCTCCAGCGCCCGCAGGGCGGGGCCGAGGTGCTCAACGCCCAGCGCGACTTCCTCGCCGACCTCATCGAGGCGGGCATCGTCACCCTGGCCGTCATCCCCGAGCAGACCGCGCACCACCCCGGCCTGGGCGGCGCGTTCCGGATGATGGAGTTCGCCGACCGGCCGAGCATGGTCTACGCCTTCGCGGCCCAGGGCGGCGAACTCACCGGCGACTCCGAGCAGGTCGGACGCTGCGCCATGGTGCGCGAGGCCATCGAGGAAGTCAGCGTGGAGCTGACTCCGCACTCGGAACTGCTGACGGCGCGCTGGCCCGCGGGCTGA
- a CDS encoding TetR family transcriptional regulator has translation METVSANRGTARERLMDAAYAEVVAGAWAERRMADIASAAQVSRQTLYNVFGSKEGLLQAIVVREVNALLDDVVGLLAAEGADPAHAVSRSTRLILLAARDNPLLHAVVTGDRDLLPVLTTRSAPLIDVVGERIAVMLEERCPGVDAQVADAVADVSVRLTVSYALQPIDPDQAAQRVETVVHGMLRTG, from the coding sequence ATGGAGACGGTGAGCGCGAACCGCGGGACGGCCCGGGAACGGCTGATGGACGCCGCCTACGCCGAGGTCGTCGCCGGGGCCTGGGCCGAGCGGCGGATGGCCGACATCGCGTCGGCCGCCCAGGTGTCCAGGCAGACCCTCTACAACGTGTTCGGCAGCAAGGAGGGCCTCCTCCAGGCGATCGTGGTGCGCGAGGTCAACGCGCTCCTGGACGACGTCGTCGGCCTGCTCGCCGCCGAGGGGGCCGACCCGGCGCACGCCGTCAGCCGGTCCACCCGCCTCATCCTCCTGGCCGCCCGTGACAACCCCCTGCTGCACGCGGTCGTCACCGGCGACCGCGACCTGCTGCCCGTGCTCACCACCAGGTCCGCGCCGCTGATCGACGTGGTCGGCGAGCGCATCGCCGTGATGCTGGAGGAACGCTGCCCCGGGGTGGACGCCCAGGTCGCCGACGCGGTCGCCGACGTCTCGGTGCGCCTCACCGTCTCCTACGCGCTGCAGCCCATCGACCCGGACCAGGCCGCGCAACGGGTCGAGACCGTGGTGCACGGGATGCTGCGCACCGGCTGA
- a CDS encoding DUF2087 domain-containing protein yields MDEHERVVRAYLPEGRITQIPVRRSDRLVVLDHVARALDPGVRYTEPELNRVLSRFSSDLAVLRRGLLDEGFLEHDRTRYWRCGGTVDL; encoded by the coding sequence GTGGACGAACACGAGCGCGTGGTGCGCGCGTACCTGCCGGAGGGGCGGATCACGCAGATCCCGGTCCGGCGCTCCGACCGCCTCGTCGTCCTCGACCACGTCGCCCGCGCCCTGGACCCCGGCGTCCGCTACACCGAGCCGGAGCTGAACCGGGTCCTGTCGCGGTTCAGCTCCGACCTGGCGGTCCTGCGCCGCGGGCTGCTCGACGAGGGCTTCCTGGAACACGACCGCACCCGCTACTGGCGCTGCGGCGGCACCGTCGACCTCTGA
- a CDS encoding cysteine desulfurase family protein — protein MVYLDHAATTDVRPEVVADVAAELGALGNPSSLHAHGRGARRTVEEARERVADALGSTPHEVVFTGGGTESDNIAIKGLYWARNAEDPRRRRVLVSAVEHHAALDPARWMADHQGAEFQALPVDGLGRVSPRTLREALAADPESVALVSVMWANNEVGTVQPVTELAAVAAEYGVPFHTDAVQAVGAEPVDFAASGVGALTVSGHKLGGPVGAGALLVARGLGPVPVLHGGGQERDIRSGTLSPPLLRGLATAVGLAVDERAEHAKHLAELRDELEAGVRAAVADVVVNGDRDRRLPGISHLSFPGCEGDALLMLLDARGISCSTGSACSAGVAQPSHVLLAMGADPDTALSSLRLSLGRTSTPEDVAALVAAIGPAVERARAARAKRRTPR, from the coding sequence ATGGTGTATCTGGATCACGCAGCCACGACCGACGTCCGCCCCGAGGTCGTCGCCGACGTCGCGGCCGAACTCGGCGCTCTCGGCAACCCGTCCTCCCTCCACGCCCACGGGCGCGGGGCCCGGCGCACGGTCGAGGAGGCGCGTGAGCGCGTCGCCGACGCGCTCGGCTCGACCCCGCACGAGGTCGTCTTCACCGGTGGCGGCACCGAGTCGGACAACATCGCCATCAAGGGCCTGTACTGGGCGCGCAACGCCGAGGACCCCCGGCGGCGGCGCGTCCTGGTCAGCGCCGTGGAGCACCACGCCGCCCTGGACCCGGCCCGGTGGATGGCCGACCACCAGGGCGCGGAGTTCCAGGCCCTGCCCGTGGACGGGCTCGGGCGGGTGAGCCCGCGGACGCTGCGCGAGGCACTGGCCGCCGATCCGGAGTCGGTCGCCCTCGTCTCCGTCATGTGGGCCAACAACGAGGTGGGGACGGTCCAGCCGGTCACCGAGCTCGCCGCGGTCGCGGCCGAGTACGGGGTGCCCTTCCACACCGACGCCGTCCAGGCGGTCGGCGCGGAACCGGTCGACTTCGCCGCGAGCGGTGTGGGCGCGCTCACGGTCAGCGGGCACAAGCTCGGCGGTCCCGTGGGCGCGGGCGCCCTGCTGGTGGCGCGCGGCCTCGGGCCCGTGCCCGTCCTGCACGGCGGGGGCCAGGAACGCGACATCCGCTCCGGCACGCTGTCCCCGCCGCTGCTGCGCGGACTGGCCACCGCGGTCGGCCTGGCCGTCGACGAGCGCGCGGAACACGCCAAGCACCTGGCGGAGCTGCGCGACGAACTGGAGGCGGGGGTCCGCGCCGCGGTCGCGGACGTGGTCGTCAACGGGGACCGCGACCGGCGCCTGCCGGGGATCTCGCACCTGTCCTTCCCCGGCTGTGAGGGCGACGCCCTGCTGATGCTGCTGGACGCGCGCGGTATCTCCTGCTCGACCGGTTCGGCCTGTTCGGCGGGCGTGGCCCAGCCCAGTCACGTGCTGTTGGCGATGGGGGCCGATCCCGACACCGCGCTGAGCAGTCTGCGGCTCTCGCTCGGACGCACGTCCACGCCGGAGGACGTCGCCGCGCTGGTCGCGGCGATCGGACCGGCCGTCGAGCGGGCCCGCGCCGCGCGGGCCAAACGCCGCACGCCCCGGTAG
- a CDS encoding PLD nuclease N-terminal domain-containing protein: MASLALLLTVASLAFWVYVLFDVVGSDSGTVRLLPKPAWTVIVLLLPKVGALLWFVFGRPRRDAEVAAGPQGPPPAFPEYEHPNRARGATPEDDEEFLRRCRERAEEQRRRARRAQEGHGREAPGGRPRGGDGGPGGHGTDEDPQAPSAPVD; the protein is encoded by the coding sequence TTGGCCTCTCTCGCCCTGCTGTTGACCGTGGCGTCGCTGGCCTTCTGGGTCTACGTGCTGTTCGACGTGGTCGGCTCAGACTCCGGTACCGTCCGCTTGCTGCCCAAGCCCGCCTGGACGGTGATCGTCCTCCTGCTGCCCAAGGTCGGGGCGCTGCTGTGGTTCGTGTTCGGCCGGCCGCGCCGCGACGCGGAGGTGGCGGCCGGGCCGCAGGGCCCTCCCCCGGCCTTCCCCGAGTACGAGCACCCCAACCGTGCGCGCGGAGCCACCCCGGAGGACGACGAGGAGTTCCTGCGCCGGTGCCGCGAGCGCGCCGAGGAACAGCGCCGCAGGGCCCGCCGCGCCCAGGAGGGGCACGGGCGCGAGGCGCCCGGGGGCCGACCGCGCGGTGGGGATGGCGGGCCCGGAGGTCACGGGACCGACGAGGACCCCCAGGCGCCGTCCGCCCCGGTCGACTGA